Proteins found in one Penaeus vannamei isolate JL-2024 chromosome 43, ASM4276789v1, whole genome shotgun sequence genomic segment:
- the LOC138860782 gene encoding uncharacterized protein, translated as MLTVLFSVLAVPSSVPAVHSIIPASSSTTQSVPPSVSAVPSSAPAVSPRLFPPVHRLYPPGCSLQCTGCIPQAVPSSAPAVFPRLFPPVHRLYPQAVPSSAPAISPRQFPPVHRLYPPRLFPPLHLLCPPGYSLQCTGCIPQAVPSSAPAVSPQAVPSSAPAVSPQAVPSSAPAISPRLFPPVHRLYPPGCSLQCTGHFLTAYRLYPPSLLRDGNN; from the coding sequence ATGCTGACTGTTCTCTTCAGCGTTTTAGCTGTTCCATCTAGTGTACCAGCTGTTCATTCCATTATACCAGCTAGTTCCTCCACCACACAATCAGTTCCTCCCAGCGTGTCGGCTGTTCCCTCCAGTGCACCGGCTGTATCCCCCAGGCTGTTCCCTCCAGTGCACCGGCTGTATCCCCCAGGCTGTTCCCTCCAGTGCACCGGCTGTATCCCCCAGGCTGTTCCCTCCAGTGCACCGGCTGTATTCCCCAGGCTGTTCCCTCCAGTGCACCGGCTGTATCCCCAGGCTGTTCCCTCCAGTGCACCTGCTATATCCCCCAGGCAGTTCCCTCCAGTGCACCGGCTGTATCCCCCCAGGCTGTTCCCTCCATTGCACCTGCTATGTCCCCCAGGCTATTCCCTCCAGTGCACCGGCTGTATTCCCCAGGCTGTTCCCTCCAGTGCACCGGCTGTATCCCCCCAGGCTGTTCCCTCCAGTGCACCGGCTGTATCCCCCCAGGCTGTTCCCTCCAGTGCACCTGCTATTTCCCCCAGGCTGTTCCCTCCAGTGCACCGGCTGTATCCCCCAGGCTGTTCCCTCCAGTGCACCGGCCATTTCCTTACAGCGTACCGGCTATACCCTCCCAGCCTGCTTCGAGATGGGAACAACTAG